Proteins encoded by one window of Ascochyta rabiei chromosome 1, complete sequence:
- a CDS encoding Pyridoxal 5'-phosphate synthase (glutamine hydrolyzing): MTVTIPDFTVGVLALQGAFSEHVQLLRQAAKELKQRKGANTKWEFIEVRTPHELARCEGLIIPGGESTTMSLVAARSGILEPLRGFVKVQRKPTWGTCAGLILLAESANRTKRGGQELIGGLDVRVNRNHFGRQQESFQAHLNLPFLGHTADKSADQPYRCVFIRAPVVEKILPHANGVQATEEERDETVVAPSKTPVDELAKEQLTKEVEVMATLSMKAPALQQNQEHDHAGKEDIIAVRQGNVFGCSFHPELTDDPRIHVWWLEEVLKAAERRQTFELADRAK, from the exons ATGACAGTCACGATCCCAGACTTCACAGTTGGCGTCCTCGCCCTGCAAGGCGCCTTCAGCGAACACGTACAGCTTTTGCGCCAGGCCGCAAAGGAATTGAAGCAAAGGAAGGGCGCAAACACCAAGTGGGAGTTTATCGAAGTGCGCACACCACACGAACTTGCGAGATGTGAAGGCCTGATCATCCCCGGAGGTGAGAGCACGACCATGAGTCTAGTGGCTGCGCGGAGTGGAATACTGGAGCCGTTGAGGGGGTTTGTAAA AGTGCAGAGGAAACCAACGTGGGGCACATGCGCTGGCCTGATCCTGCTAGCAGAGAGCGCGAACCGAACCAAGAGAGGCGGGCAAGAACTCATTGGAGGCTTGGACGTGCGCGTGAATAGAAATCACTTCGGACGCCAGCAAGAAAGCTTCCAGGCCCATCTCAACCTCCCCTTCCTCGGGCACACCGCGGACAAGAGCGCCGACCAGCCGTACCGATGCGTCTTCATCCGCGCGCCTGTCGTCGAGAAGATACTGCCGCACGCGAACGGGGTTCAAGCAACAGAGGAAGAAAGAGACGAGACGGTCGTTGCGCCTAGCAAGACGCCGGTCGACGAGCTGGCGAAAGAACAGTTGACCAAGGAGGTAGAGGTCATGGCAACGCTGTCGATGAAGGCGCCAGCGTTGCAGCAAAACCAGGAGCACGACCATGCTGGGAAGGAAGACATAATTGCTGTAAGACAGGGCAATGTGTTTGGCTGCAGCTTCCACCCGGAGCTGACAGATGACCCGCGGATACATGTCTGGTGGCTGGAGGAAGTCTTGAAGGCGGCTGAGCGGAGGCAGACGTTCGAGCTTGCAGACCGTGCAAAATAG
- a CDS encoding nuclear cap binding complex subunit, with translation MPAIRSTIDRLDKPSSYATAKKRRRNRDDDERGPTPEPEDKLKDATTLYVGNLSFYTTEEQIHELFSKCGEIKRLVMGLDRFQKTPCGFCFVEYYTHQDALDCMKYIGGTKLDERVIRTDLDEGFAEGRQYGRGKSGGQVRDEYRNEYDPGRGGYGRVYADEYDER, from the exons ATGCCGGCAATCAGAAGCACAATTGACCGCCTGGACAAGCCAAGTTCATATGCCACAGCAAAG AAGCGCAGAAGAAATCGTGACGATGACGAGAGGGGCCCCACTCCTGAGCCCGAGGACAAGCTGAAAGACGCGACAACGCTCTACGTGGGCAACCTATCCTTCTACACAACAGAAGAGCAGATCCACGAGCTCTTCTCAAA GTGCGGCGAGATCAAGCGCCTCGTCATGGGCCTCGATCGCTTCCAAAAGACGCCCTGTGGCTTTTGCTTCGTCGAATACTACACACACCAGGACGCGCTGGATTGCATGAAGTATATTGGTGGCACAAAACTCGACGAGCGCGTCATCCGCACCGATCTGGACGAGGGCTTCGCCGAGGGCAGGCAATACGGGCGAGGAAAGTCTGGCGGCCAGGTGCGCGACGAATACCGCAATGAGTATGACCCTGGACGAGGTGGCTACGGCAGAGTGTACGCAGACGAATACGATGAGCGATAA